One Peromyscus leucopus breed LL Stock chromosome 2, UCI_PerLeu_2.1, whole genome shotgun sequence DNA window includes the following coding sequences:
- the Smim12 gene encoding small integral membrane protein 12 isoform X1, producing MVFLLLCDCGWKTALSLALATCLCCLWFSRSTTFFGALCQADVMWPVLWTVVRTYAPYVTFPVAFVVGAVGYHLEWFIRGKDPQPVEEEKSILERREDRKLDELLGKDHTQVVSLKDKLEFAPKAVLNRNRPEKN from the exons ATGGTATTCCTGCTCCTTTGTGATTGTGGCTGGAAGACTGCTTTAAGTCTTGCGTTAGCGACTTGTTTATGCTGCCTGTGGTTCAGTCGATCAACAACTTTCTTTGGAGCTCTTTGCCAGGCAG atGTCATGTGGCCTGTGCTCTGGACCGTGGTGCGGACCTATGCCCCATATGTCACCTTTCCTGTGGCCTTCGTGGTTGGGGCTGTGGGCTACCACCTGGAATGGTTCATCAGGGGAAAGGACCCTCAgcctgtggaggaggagaagagcatCTTGGAACGTCGAGAGGACCGAAAACTGGATGAGCTGCTAGGCAAGGACCACACGCAGGTGGTGAGCCTTAAGGACAAACTGGAATTTGCCCCCAAAGCAGTCCTGAACAGAAACCGTCCAGAGAAGAATTAA
- the Smim12 gene encoding small integral membrane protein 12 isoform X2 encodes MWPVLWTVVRTYAPYVTFPVAFVVGAVGYHLEWFIRGKDPQPVEEEKSILERREDRKLDELLGKDHTQVVSLKDKLEFAPKAVLNRNRPEKN; translated from the coding sequence ATGTGGCCTGTGCTCTGGACCGTGGTGCGGACCTATGCCCCATATGTCACCTTTCCTGTGGCCTTCGTGGTTGGGGCTGTGGGCTACCACCTGGAATGGTTCATCAGGGGAAAGGACCCTCAgcctgtggaggaggagaagagcatCTTGGAACGTCGAGAGGACCGAAAACTGGATGAGCTGCTAGGCAAGGACCACACGCAGGTGGTGAGCCTTAAGGACAAACTGGAATTTGCCCCCAAAGCAGTCCTGAACAGAAACCGTCCAGAGAAGAATTAA